A single genomic interval of Oryzomonas sagensis harbors:
- a CDS encoding amino acid ABC transporter ATP-binding protein, with protein MNTAREPLIRLEGITKRFKNLTAVDRIDLDVFPGEKLVIIGPSGSGKSTLLRSINLLEEIDDGVIRFQGREVGYVTSHGRRHLDRPPAVCALRTEIGMVFQHFHLFPHMTVLGNVMEGPLTVRKMPQDEARQVAADMLSKVGLSDKRDVFPATLSGGQKQRVAIARALAMRPKLMLFDEPTSALDPELVGEVFDTIHTLADEGMTMIIVTHHMGFARELADRVIFMESGHFLAQGDPHEFFSVGQENERIRNFLNRLL; from the coding sequence ATGAACACCGCTAGGGAGCCGTTGATCCGGCTGGAGGGCATAACCAAGCGTTTTAAAAATCTGACGGCGGTCGACCGGATCGATCTGGATGTCTTTCCGGGCGAGAAACTGGTCATCATCGGACCATCGGGATCGGGCAAGTCCACGCTGCTGCGTTCCATCAACCTGCTGGAAGAGATCGATGACGGCGTCATCCGTTTCCAGGGGCGCGAGGTGGGGTACGTCACCAGCCACGGCCGCCGCCACCTGGACCGCCCCCCGGCGGTGTGCGCCCTGCGGACCGAGATCGGCATGGTGTTCCAGCATTTCCATCTCTTTCCCCACATGACCGTGCTGGGCAATGTCATGGAGGGGCCGCTGACCGTCCGCAAAATGCCGCAGGATGAGGCCCGCCAGGTTGCCGCCGACATGCTGTCCAAGGTCGGGCTGTCCGACAAACGGGACGTCTTTCCCGCCACCCTGTCGGGGGGGCAGAAACAGCGGGTGGCCATTGCCCGAGCCCTGGCCATGCGCCCCAAGTTGATGCTGTTCGATGAACCGACGTCGGCCCTGGACCCGGAACTGGTGGGGGAGGTGTTCGACACCATTCATACCCTGGCCGACGAGGGTATGACCATGATCATCGTCACCCATCACATGGGGTTTGCCCGTGAGCTGGCCGACCGGGTGATCTTTATGGAATCGGGGCATTTCTTGGCCCAGGGGGACCCCCATGAGTTTTTCAGTGTTGGTCAGGAAAACGAGCGCATCAGGAACTTCCTCAACAGATTGCTGTAA
- a CDS encoding response regulator, which produces MARSLQPAHIENDGQQKQRTILVVDDELLVRQMLQDCLEEYGFTVLTATDGVDACGLFMKEFARIDLLVSDVLMPRMNGFYAYQVMCRIKPGLKAILVSGYPDSADMINEGNINIPEFLSKPISPRELISKIHAMLGNV; this is translated from the coding sequence ATGGCACGATCACTTCAGCCCGCACACATCGAGAACGATGGCCAACAGAAACAAAGAACGATATTGGTGGTCGATGATGAGTTGCTGGTGCGGCAAATGTTGCAGGATTGCCTCGAGGAGTACGGTTTTACCGTGCTTACCGCTACGGACGGGGTAGATGCATGCGGGCTTTTCATGAAGGAATTCGCCCGGATCGACCTGTTGGTGAGCGACGTGCTCATGCCGAGGATGAACGGCTTTTATGCCTATCAGGTCATGTGCAGGATCAAGCCGGGGTTGAAGGCCATTTTGGTGAGTGGCTACCCAGATAGCGCCGATATGATCAACGAAGGGAACATAAATATTCCGGAATTCCTGTCCAAGCCGATCAGCCCCAGGGAATTGATCTCGAAGATTCACGCAATGCTGGGTAACGTATGA
- the ilvC gene encoding ketol-acid reductoisomerase, translated as MKVYYDKDCNVALLKKKKVAIVGYGSQGHAHALNLKDSGIDVLVALKKDSASVKKAKDAGFKVVTVAEAAKVADVLMILLPDEIQGDVYREEIAPYLKKGASIAFGHGFNIHFGQIAPREDINVFMVAPKGPGHLVRHEYTKGGGVPCLIALHQDPSKKTRDLALAYASAVGGGRSGIIETSFKEETETDLFGEQAVLCGGIAALIQAGFETLVEAGYAPEMAYFECLHETKLIVDLIYEGGIANMRYSVSNTAEYGDLTRGPRVVNAETKKEMKKILDEIQTGEFCKEWMLENKVNKPTFSALRRRGSEHQIEQVGAKLRALMPWIGKNKIVDKTKN; from the coding sequence ATGAAGGTCTATTACGACAAAGATTGTAACGTAGCACTTCTGAAAAAGAAAAAAGTCGCCATCGTCGGCTATGGTTCTCAGGGGCATGCCCATGCCCTGAACCTTAAAGATTCGGGTATCGACGTACTCGTCGCTCTGAAAAAGGATTCCGCTTCCGTTAAGAAGGCCAAGGACGCCGGGTTCAAGGTCGTTACGGTTGCCGAAGCCGCCAAGGTTGCCGATGTTCTGATGATTCTGCTCCCGGACGAAATCCAGGGCGACGTCTATCGCGAAGAGATCGCTCCTTACCTGAAAAAGGGCGCTTCCATCGCCTTTGGCCACGGCTTCAATATCCATTTCGGCCAGATTGCCCCCCGCGAAGACATCAACGTCTTCATGGTGGCCCCCAAGGGACCGGGTCATCTGGTGCGCCATGAGTACACCAAGGGAGGCGGCGTGCCCTGCCTGATCGCGCTGCACCAGGACCCCTCCAAGAAGACCAGGGATCTGGCGCTGGCCTATGCTTCGGCCGTTGGCGGCGGCCGTTCCGGCATCATCGAGACCTCGTTCAAAGAGGAAACCGAGACCGACCTGTTCGGCGAGCAGGCCGTACTGTGCGGCGGCATTGCCGCCCTGATCCAGGCTGGATTCGAGACCTTGGTGGAGGCTGGCTACGCCCCGGAGATGGCATACTTCGAATGCCTGCACGAAACCAAGCTGATCGTTGACCTGATCTATGAAGGCGGCATCGCCAACATGCGCTACTCGGTCTCCAATACCGCCGAATATGGCGATTTGACCCGCGGTCCGCGCGTCGTCAACGCCGAAACCAAGAAGGAAATGAAGAAAATCCTCGACGAAATCCAGACCGGAGAATTCTGCAAGGAATGGATGCTGGAGAACAAGGTCAACAAGCCGACCTTCAGCGCCCTGCGCCGTCGCGGTTCCGAACACCAGATCGAGCAGGTCGGCGCCAAGCTGCGTGCCCTGATGCCCTGGATCGGCAAGAACAAGATCGTTGACAAAACCAAAAACTAG
- a CDS encoding phosphatidylserine decarboxylase family protein has protein sequence MNKSTPFAREGYPFIACSAGLTLLLAVAAWKWCSLALAASAALFCVATLFILYFFRNPERTPPIDGHAIVAPADGTVIVAECVPETPLGIPALKISIFMSVFNVHVNRVPFDGTVVDTFYHRGKFFDARDGRASFENERNGIVLETAGGVRLAFVQIAGLVARRIVCYARTGDSLKRGERYGLIRFGSRVDVYLPVDVQPLVKLGDVTVAGETVLGRLA, from the coding sequence ATGAATAAATCGACCCCATTTGCCAGAGAAGGTTATCCCTTCATCGCTTGTTCCGCCGGATTGACGCTTCTTTTGGCCGTGGCCGCCTGGAAATGGTGTTCTCTGGCGCTGGCTGCTTCTGCTGCGCTGTTCTGCGTAGCGACCCTGTTCATCCTCTACTTCTTTCGTAATCCCGAGCGTACCCCGCCCATTGACGGGCACGCGATAGTTGCCCCTGCCGACGGGACGGTGATCGTGGCTGAGTGCGTTCCCGAGACGCCGCTCGGCATCCCGGCGCTCAAGATCAGTATTTTCATGTCGGTCTTCAATGTGCACGTCAACCGCGTCCCCTTCGACGGCACGGTAGTAGACACCTTTTACCATCGCGGCAAGTTCTTTGATGCCCGTGACGGCCGGGCCTCCTTCGAAAACGAGCGCAACGGCATCGTCCTGGAAACCGCCGGCGGTGTTCGGCTGGCTTTCGTGCAGATTGCCGGCCTGGTTGCGCGGCGAATCGTGTGCTACGCCCGGACCGGGGATTCGTTGAAACGGGGGGAGCGTTACGGGCTGATCCGCTTCGGGTCGAGGGTGGATGTGTACCTGCCGGTTGACGTCCAGCCGCTGGTAAAGCTTGGAGATGTAACCGTGGCGGGTGAAACCGTGCTGGGGCGTCTCGCATAG
- the pssA gene encoding CDP-diacylglycerol--serine O-phosphatidyltransferase, with translation MNSELNEKKADRAENIKKGIYILPNLFTTGSMFAGFYSMVASLNGNFDVAALWIFASAVFDGLDGKVARLTGTTSKFGVEYDSLADLVSFGVTPGLMMYAWALKPFGRLGWLAAFLFVVCGALRLARFNVQVNTVESKRFVGLPIPAAASMVAATVLLFHHFGWPSTYKRLAILVLIYLLAFLMVSGFRYYSFKDPALIKRQPFGFLLLAVVLLIVVAAEPAVMTFGIMLAYVVSGPLGFVVGWPRRRRLEKAVHKGHGAAAGR, from the coding sequence ATGAACTCTGAACTGAATGAAAAAAAGGCAGATAGAGCCGAAAATATTAAAAAAGGCATCTATATCCTGCCCAACCTGTTTACGACCGGGAGCATGTTTGCCGGTTTCTACAGCATGGTGGCCAGCCTCAACGGCAATTTCGATGTCGCTGCGCTCTGGATCTTTGCCTCTGCCGTTTTTGACGGCTTGGACGGCAAGGTCGCCCGCCTGACCGGAACGACCAGCAAGTTCGGCGTCGAGTACGACTCCCTGGCCGACCTGGTGTCGTTTGGGGTGACCCCGGGGTTGATGATGTATGCCTGGGCGCTCAAACCGTTCGGCCGTCTCGGTTGGCTGGCGGCGTTCCTGTTCGTGGTCTGCGGCGCGCTGCGCCTGGCGCGTTTCAACGTTCAGGTCAATACGGTGGAGAGCAAGCGTTTCGTGGGGTTGCCCATCCCGGCGGCAGCCAGCATGGTGGCCGCAACCGTCCTTTTGTTCCATCATTTCGGCTGGCCGAGCACGTACAAACGGCTGGCTATTCTCGTCCTGATCTACCTTCTTGCCTTCCTGATGGTGTCGGGATTCCGCTACTACTCATTCAAGGATCCGGCGCTGATCAAGCGGCAGCCCTTCGGCTTCCTGCTTCTGGCCGTGGTGCTGCTGATCGTTGTGGCCGCCGAACCGGCGGTGATGACCTTTGGCATCATGCTCGCGTATGTTGTGTCCGGCCCATTGGGGTTCGTGGTCGGATGGCCGCGCCGCCGCCGCTTGGAAAAGGCGGTGCATAAGGGGCATGGAGCGGCTGCCGGACGCTAG
- a CDS encoding metallophosphoesterase family protein, whose amino-acid sequence MKVLVVSDTHGNFAPALQAHSLTEPVDAVIHLGDGMEDANLLRNLTHLDVIAVSGNCDHDASVPREVLWECEGKRVLLVHGDAYGVKGGLERLKQRAVEVCAHIVLFGHSHRATCITTSGILFLNPGTLTRTAANKTFATIEISEESINARLHDIP is encoded by the coding sequence ATGAAAGTATTGGTGGTGTCCGATACCCACGGCAATTTTGCCCCTGCCCTGCAGGCCCACAGCCTGACGGAGCCTGTGGACGCCGTCATCCATCTCGGGGACGGCATGGAGGACGCAAACCTGCTGCGCAACCTGACGCATCTTGACGTCATCGCCGTTTCCGGCAATTGCGACCACGACGCCTCGGTGCCGCGGGAGGTGCTGTGGGAATGTGAGGGCAAACGTGTTTTGCTGGTGCATGGGGACGCTTACGGGGTCAAGGGCGGGCTGGAAAGACTGAAACAACGGGCGGTCGAGGTTTGCGCCCACATAGTGCTGTTCGGTCACAGTCATCGCGCCACCTGCATCACCACATCCGGCATCCTGTTCCTCAATCCCGGCACGCTGACGCGGACAGCGGCCAACAAGACGTTCGCCACCATCGAAATCTCGGAAGAGTCCATCAACGCCCGCCTGCACGACATCCCCTGA
- the sppA gene encoding signal peptide peptidase SppA encodes MIKKIALIFLAAAAAFLILFAGSLLIAKAIIGGMDAKLADKEGVGLLEVRGMILDSKDTIRQLRYFLKQENIKAVVLRVDSPGGVVAPSQEIYEEVKKFAAKKKIIVSMGSLAASGGYYISAPATLIYANPGTITASIGVILKLSNIETLMDKIGIKSYTLKTGKFKDSGSPLRELSPEDRAMLQAVIDNTHEQFVRAVAAGRKLPLEDVRRIADGRILSGEQAKGLKLVDRLGTLQDAIDEAGRLAGIAGDPEVIHAPKKKIDYLDVLADGMEGKFSGTLRNAAGGMRLMYEAE; translated from the coding sequence ATGATAAAGAAAATTGCCTTGATCTTCCTTGCCGCCGCGGCAGCCTTCCTGATCCTCTTTGCCGGCTCCCTGCTGATTGCCAAGGCGATAATCGGGGGAATGGATGCCAAGCTGGCGGACAAGGAGGGTGTTGGACTATTGGAGGTCCGGGGGATGATCCTCGACTCCAAGGACACGATCCGCCAGCTGCGCTATTTCCTCAAACAGGAAAACATCAAGGCGGTGGTGCTGCGGGTTGATTCACCCGGCGGGGTGGTGGCGCCGTCCCAGGAGATCTACGAAGAGGTCAAAAAGTTTGCCGCCAAGAAGAAGATCATCGTTTCCATGGGGAGCCTGGCCGCCTCGGGCGGTTACTACATCTCCGCTCCGGCCACGCTGATCTACGCCAATCCCGGCACCATCACCGCCAGTATCGGCGTGATCCTCAAACTTTCCAATATCGAAACGCTGATGGACAAGATCGGTATCAAGTCCTATACCCTCAAAACCGGCAAGTTCAAGGATTCCGGCTCGCCGCTGCGGGAGCTTTCCCCGGAAGACCGCGCCATGCTCCAGGCGGTCATCGACAATACCCATGAGCAATTTGTCCGGGCGGTGGCAGCCGGGCGCAAATTGCCGCTCGAAGATGTGCGCAGGATTGCAGACGGCCGCATCCTCTCGGGTGAACAGGCCAAGGGGCTGAAGCTGGTCGATCGGCTGGGAACCCTCCAGGACGCCATTGATGAGGCTGGTCGCCTGGCCGGCATCGCCGGTGATCCCGAGGTTATTCACGCTCCCAAGAAAAAAATCGACTACCTGGATGTGTTGGCTGACGGCATGGAAGGCAAATTCAGCGGCACTCTGAGGAATGCCGCCGGCGGGATGCGCTTGATGTACGAAGCGGAGTAG
- a CDS encoding 3-deoxy-7-phosphoheptulonate synthase: protein MIKTNNLKITAITPVIAPAELRQVFPLSDRDREFVNTSRERVKEIIHRRDRRLMMVVGPCSIHDPLAAVEYAKRLALLSRKVEDRLLLVMRTYFEKPRTTIGWKGLINDPDMDHSHLISKGLGIARGLLLKITSLNVPVATEMLDPITPEYLADMISWGAIGARTTESQTHREMSSGLSFPVGFKNGTDGNLQIAMDAMKAVQHPHSFLGINREGRTSIIQTSGNPDVHIVLRGGSRKVNYTPEDIAATEESLKKNGLFPTIMVDCSHGNSNKDYQKQPEVLESVIQQVMDGNSSISGVMIESNLEAGSQKIPADPSQLKYGVSITDACIDWSTTERIILAAHDRLRKAKR from the coding sequence ATGATTAAGACCAACAACCTCAAGATCACCGCCATAACGCCTGTCATCGCTCCCGCGGAACTGCGGCAGGTCTTTCCGCTCTCCGACCGTGACCGCGAGTTCGTCAACACGAGCCGCGAACGTGTCAAGGAGATCATCCATCGCCGGGACCGGCGCCTGATGATGGTGGTCGGCCCCTGTTCGATCCATGACCCGCTGGCCGCCGTTGAATATGCCAAACGCCTGGCACTGCTGTCCCGCAAGGTCGAAGACCGCCTGCTCCTGGTCATGAGGACCTATTTCGAGAAGCCGCGCACCACCATCGGGTGGAAAGGGCTGATCAATGACCCGGATATGGACCACAGCCACCTGATTTCCAAGGGGCTCGGCATCGCCCGTGGCCTGCTTCTGAAGATCACATCCCTGAACGTGCCGGTGGCCACCGAGATGCTGGACCCGATTACGCCCGAATACCTGGCCGACATGATCAGCTGGGGCGCCATCGGGGCCCGGACAACCGAGTCCCAGACCCATCGGGAGATGTCAAGCGGCCTCTCGTTTCCGGTCGGCTTCAAAAACGGCACCGACGGCAATCTGCAGATCGCCATGGACGCCATGAAGGCGGTCCAGCACCCCCACAGCTTCCTCGGCATCAACCGCGAGGGGCGGACCTCCATCATCCAGACCAGCGGCAACCCGGACGTCCACATCGTTTTGCGGGGCGGCTCCCGCAAGGTCAACTACACCCCGGAAGATATCGCCGCCACCGAAGAGAGCCTCAAAAAGAACGGGCTGTTCCCCACCATCATGGTGGACTGCAGCCACGGCAACTCCAACAAGGATTACCAGAAACAGCCGGAGGTCCTGGAAAGCGTCATCCAGCAGGTTATGGACGGCAACAGCTCCATCTCCGGCGTCATGATCGAAAGCAACCTGGAGGCCGGCAGCCAGAAAATCCCTGCCGATCCCAGCCAGTTGAAATACGGCGTTTCCATCACCGATGCCTGTATCGACTGGTCCACGACCGAAAGGATCATTCTCGCCGCCCACGACCGGCTGCGTAAGGCGAAAAGGTGA
- the gmhB gene encoding D-glycero-beta-D-manno-heptose 1,7-bisphosphate 7-phosphatase — translation MVLGAGAQKRAVFVDRDGTINVEKDYLYRIEDFEFIPGAPEAIRRLNEAGFLVVVVTNQSGVARGYYTEEDVEILHRHIAAELGKAGARVDAWYYCPHHPAGRGSYALPCRCRKPLPGMLMEAACRHNIDLAASVMIGDKLADMKAGIAAGCRTILVRSGYGASEEARVLSGTSVYDDLLAAVLSLVPTCG, via the coding sequence ATGGTTTTAGGCGCCGGCGCTCAGAAACGGGCCGTCTTCGTGGACCGGGACGGCACCATCAATGTGGAGAAGGACTACCTCTACCGGATCGAGGATTTCGAGTTTATCCCGGGGGCGCCGGAGGCGATCAGGCGTTTGAACGAGGCCGGTTTTCTGGTGGTGGTCGTTACGAACCAGTCCGGTGTCGCTCGGGGATACTACACCGAAGAGGATGTTGAAATCCTGCACCGTCATATTGCCGCCGAACTCGGCAAAGCGGGTGCGCGGGTGGACGCCTGGTATTACTGCCCCCACCATCCGGCGGGCCGGGGCAGTTACGCACTCCCCTGCCGATGCCGCAAACCCTTGCCGGGCATGCTTATGGAGGCGGCCTGCCGCCACAACATCGACCTTGCGGCCTCGGTCATGATCGGCGACAAACTGGCCGATATGAAGGCCGGGATTGCTGCCGGCTGCCGCACAATCCTGGTGCGAAGCGGCTACGGCGCCTCCGAGGAGGCGCGGGTCTTGTCGGGGACATCGGTGTATGACGACCTGCTGGCCGCTGTTCTCTCCCTGGTGCCCACGTGTGGATGA
- the rfbA gene encoding glucose-1-phosphate thymidylyltransferase RfbA: protein MPLGITKGIILAGGAGSRLFPLTLVASKQLQPVYDKPMIYYPLATLMAAGIRDVLLISTPHDTPRFEKLLGDGSRWGITITYKVQPEPKGIAQAFLVGEEFIDRKPVCLILGDNIFYGKMNLDRIFAEFQGGARIFGYQVNDPERYGVVEFDASGRVLSIEEKPKEPKSRYAVPGLYLYDSTVVDTAKSIAPSPRGELEITDVNTAYLRRGELTVERLGRGIAWLDTGTHKSLLEASNFIETIESRQGLKIACLEEIALRRGFIDCVHMKQLIDKTPHSSYRDYLMRVYGENELCGTNQ from the coding sequence ATGCCTCTCGGTATCACCAAAGGTATTATTCTGGCCGGCGGCGCAGGCAGCCGCCTGTTCCCGTTGACCCTGGTGGCCAGCAAACAGCTGCAACCGGTCTACGACAAGCCAATGATCTATTATCCCCTGGCAACCCTCATGGCGGCCGGCATCAGGGATGTCCTGCTGATTTCCACGCCCCACGACACCCCCCGGTTCGAGAAGCTTTTGGGTGACGGTTCCCGCTGGGGCATCACCATCACGTATAAGGTTCAGCCCGAGCCCAAGGGGATCGCGCAGGCCTTCCTGGTCGGAGAGGAATTTATCGACCGCAAGCCGGTATGCCTGATTCTGGGGGACAATATATTCTACGGCAAGATGAATCTGGATCGTATCTTTGCGGAGTTCCAGGGAGGGGCGCGCATCTTCGGCTATCAGGTCAATGATCCCGAGCGCTATGGTGTCGTTGAGTTCGACGCATCGGGCAGGGTGCTCAGCATCGAAGAAAAACCGAAAGAGCCTAAATCCCGCTACGCGGTCCCCGGTCTCTATTTGTACGATAGCACGGTGGTGGATACGGCCAAGTCCATCGCCCCATCACCGCGGGGAGAACTCGAAATCACCGATGTCAACACGGCCTACCTGCGGCGCGGCGAGTTGACGGTGGAGCGGTTGGGGCGGGGCATCGCCTGGCTGGACACCGGCACCCACAAGAGTCTCCTGGAAGCCAGTAACTTCATCGAAACCATCGAGTCGCGTCAGGGACTCAAGATCGCCTGTCTGGAAGAGATTGCACTGCGCCGCGGGTTTATCGATTGCGTGCACATGAAGCAGCTCATTGATAAAACTCCTCATTCGAGTTACCGCGACTATCTCATGCGGGTATACGGTGAAAACGAGCTCTGCGGCACAAACCAATAA
- the mreC gene encoding rod shape-determining protein MreC: MDFIKKYALFILTAVAILAALIFYSINIPHKRDANIVERGIMTVFGPIAKPFFQLSVFGETVWTNYLDLVNVRQENLHLIQEVKLLNSRLIAAEEMVLANKRLSQLLDVKNSIKAPTLAASVIGEDLSPWFGTLVIDRGSSSGITEGMAVVAADGIVGQIVKVAPSSSRVLLLTDHSSGIAATIQRSRARGVVKGKGDGLCQLEFATRGEDVKVGDMVVSSGIGGVFLKGLPIGEVTMVKRGEYGIFQTITIRPTVNITHLEDVLVVVNTHD; the protein is encoded by the coding sequence ATGGATTTTATTAAAAAATACGCGCTCTTCATCCTGACGGCGGTCGCCATCCTCGCGGCCCTGATCTTCTATTCCATCAATATCCCCCACAAACGCGATGCCAACATCGTCGAGCGCGGGATCATGACCGTTTTCGGGCCGATTGCAAAGCCGTTTTTCCAATTGAGCGTCTTCGGCGAGACGGTCTGGACCAATTACCTCGATCTGGTGAATGTGCGCCAGGAAAACCTGCATCTGATTCAAGAGGTCAAGCTGCTTAACAGCCGTCTCATTGCCGCGGAAGAAATGGTGCTGGCAAACAAGCGCCTGAGCCAACTTCTGGACGTCAAAAATTCGATCAAGGCGCCAACCCTGGCCGCCAGCGTGATCGGAGAGGACCTGAGTCCCTGGTTCGGAACCCTGGTCATTGATCGCGGAAGCTCCAGCGGGATCACCGAGGGGATGGCCGTGGTGGCGGCTGACGGTATTGTGGGCCAGATTGTCAAGGTGGCCCCCTCCAGTTCCCGGGTGCTGCTCTTGACCGATCATTCCAGCGGCATTGCCGCCACCATTCAGCGGTCGCGTGCCAGGGGCGTGGTCAAGGGTAAGGGGGACGGGCTCTGCCAACTTGAGTTCGCCACCCGCGGAGAAGATGTCAAGGTCGGAGACATGGTTGTTTCATCCGGCATCGGGGGGGTATTCCTCAAGGGGCTGCCGATCGGCGAGGTGACCATGGTGAAGCGCGGGGAGTATGGGATTTTCCAGACGATAACCATCCGTCCAACCGTGAATATCACCCATCTGGAGGATGTGCTCGTGGTGGTGAACACCCATGACTAA
- the mreD gene encoding rod shape-determining protein MreD: MTKVGVALIVIVSALILQSSVLPVHIASPFKPDLLLIIVVYLALRGSFQAGAPLSWGLGIVKDVFSGIYLGLNAFSFLLIFLVIKNISDRLYTESAPLFVITASVATLSCVAINLLLLVMFTASPGIAYSMGLGLLPHLLVNAFVASLVPLIPGFDRPLETP, translated from the coding sequence ATGACTAAAGTGGGGGTGGCACTGATCGTTATCGTGTCGGCTCTGATACTGCAGTCATCGGTGCTGCCGGTTCATATCGCTTCGCCCTTCAAGCCGGATCTGTTGCTGATCATCGTGGTCTACCTGGCTTTGCGTGGTTCGTTCCAGGCGGGAGCGCCCCTGTCCTGGGGACTGGGGATTGTCAAGGACGTATTCAGCGGGATTTATCTGGGGCTCAATGCCTTTAGTTTTCTCCTCATCTTCCTGGTTATCAAGAATATTTCCGACCGGCTCTACACCGAGAGCGCGCCGCTTTTCGTGATAACCGCCAGCGTGGCCACCTTGAGTTGCGTCGCCATCAATCTTCTCCTGCTGGTCATGTTCACCGCGTCACCCGGCATTGCCTACTCAATGGGCCTCGGTTTGCTGCCCCATCTTCTGGTGAATGCCTTTGTCGCCTCCCTTGTCCCCCTTATTCCCGGTTTCGACCGCCCGCTGGAAACACCATGA